The Osmia bicornis bicornis chromosome 9, iOsmBic2.1, whole genome shotgun sequence genome has a segment encoding these proteins:
- the LOC114876761 gene encoding coiled-coil domain-containing protein 186-like isoform X1 yields MEFTICKMDETKSKLFNKEKTLMDNSDQTDSGVKPDITLAEVTNSLIQNNIETMPVQEELKCNSIAQIETDSVLRNNGKKYHCLIEENSINISLKGSASLSNLMDNEFLRYETSSVGMSLPQEKCLQKSSSCNDVSYASTLSDPLLCISSHVIPNYDIQSVVPNECKELESVCNNEEGNSEKHEEEDKNCIVKINVEEIKNTVQDSTMCNKLMENNKQSEIVIKKDLNKEQQSSEVIRNTRLQSRPTLTDDSKLVKISLPTYPINIMQSNAQFLNKSRSFLNFITEKSTNIMEKALLPQHLTVKYNSVMKSTDNVHNGRKHTEEFLSTESPLIQPTVNNESDLTRKIKDIDDPGKTLLDRQSERSEYTNNYESKNVSRKNSNEGLFVNDCVTDKNNVDSTCKLNYLKQVESHSTDDSINHTGNSVDINGDSNMVLNPGYNNFAQKSLIDNIPQKEEKVDSEESRYSLLQQPEYLTLLRDYADLKAKHLKLQEKVECLEERNQVLETENKGETFTIQLETLQKTINTLTSELHASLAGQETLRKEYSAANKERESMVMKYAVSEKQLIDTQRAREYAERKVKEIIKQQESLQSKLREMQGERARICNILDGKHREVIDLQKEVDKLREDVNMRDIKLKWTQNKLKTEMDLQKETQQKLDKAMTRINEMKEECELVRKESQESIRKFQQSEENKAVTLDQRLKEQQARLILERHVTEDKEMLRLQLQKEVETLKSRQQVLIEENNTLSLKIQDAEKNRLNYESNLSNVKIIADQRQKEIVELLNKVSELETLKVQLQHKEQYLASTEAEMNHLRMANEELQADMSACRQKEAEMLDFTQKLTDKNVRLQSEFTATEARMKKLEKEHGPLHDRIRELTDKVKILEERIVQEQKVRIEECEILAQHLAEQTQAAQNLGQKLEDSQGENAVLKRKQQISMKEMTRELLQCRKKLEAFETSSPYNSLGVASRTGSNVSLNTGDTLNGALSDNSINGEQGIQSMEPSRQALIDRIIKLQEINAKRAEKLDFFEEHTRTLVEELQKKTRIIQNYILHENIGAMGNNDRDKYKHIKSRRNAAELARHGGIMASVYNQRVSDDNMTLELSLEINQKLQAVLEDALFKNITLKDNIDTLGEEIARLMMQNQQRQNTK; encoded by the exons ATGGAATTTACAATTTGTAAAATGGACGAAACAAAATCTAAATTGTTCAATAAGGAAAAAACCCTTATGGATAATTCCGATCAAACTGATTCCGGTGTAAAACCAGATATTACGCTTGCGGAAG tTACCAATTCATTGATccaaaataatatagaaacaATGCCAGTTCAGGAAGAACTTAAATGTAACAGTATCGCTCAAATTGAAACAGATTCAGTATTAAGAAACAATGGTAAAAAGTATCATTGTTTAATAGAAGAAAACAGTATTAACATTTCTCTAAAAGGTTCTGCTTCTTTAAGTAATCTCATGGATAATGAGTTTTTGAGATATGAAACATCATCTGTTGGTATGAGCCTTCCACAAGAAAAGTGTCTTCAGAAATCATCTTCATGCAATGATGTTAGCTATGCATCAACATTATCTGATCCACTGTTGTGTATATCTTCCCATGTAATACCTAATTATGATATACAATCTGTGGTCCCAAATGAATGTAAGGAATTAGAATCAGTATGTAATAATGAAGAAGGAAATAGTGAAAAGCATgaagaagaagataaaaattgtatagtaaaaattaatgtagaagaaataaaaaacacAGTACAAGATTCTACTATGTGTAACAAATTAATGgagaataataaacaatcagaAATTGTAATAAAGAAAGACCTAAATAAAGAACAACAATCTTCTGAAGTTATTAGAAACACAAGATTACAATCTAGACCAACTTTAACTGATGATAGTAAATTGGTTAAAATTTCACTGCCAACATATCCaattaatataatgcaatCAAATGCTCAGTTTCTGAACAAGAGCCGTAGcttcttaaattttattacagaaaAATCAACAAATATAATGGAAAAAGCATTGTTACCACAGCATTTAACTGTGAAGTACAATTCAGTAATGAAATCCACAGATAATGTTCATAATGGGAGAAAACATACAGAAGAATTTCTTAGCACAGAGTCTCCTTTGATCCAACCAACAGTTAATAATGAATCAGATTtaacaagaaaaataaaagatattgaTGATCCAGGAAAAACATTACTGGACAGACAAAGTGAAAGAAGTGAATATACGAACaattatgaaagtaaaaatgTTTCTAGAAAAAATTCTAATGAAGGCTTATTTGTGAATGACTGTGTGactgataaaaataatgttgaTAGTACctgtaaattaaattacctAAAACAAGTGGAATCTCATTCTACTGATGATAGTATTAATCACACAGGTAACAGTGTAGATATAAATGGGGATTCTAATATGGTATTGAATCCTGGATATAATAATTTTGCCCAGAAAAGTCTTATTGATAATATACctcaaaaagaagaaaaagttgaTTCTGAGGAGTCAAGATATAGTTTATTACAGCAACCAGAATATCTCACTTTATTAAGGGACTATGCAGACTTGAAAGCAAAGCATTTGAAATTGCAAGAAAAAGTTGAATGTTTGGAAGAAAGAAATCAAGTACTGGAGACAGAAAATAAAGGAGAAACTTTTACTATACAATTAGAAACATTACAGAAGACAATAAACACACTTACATCTGAATTGCATGCATCCTTAGCAGGACAGGAAACATTGAGGAAAGAATACAGTGCTGCTAATAAAGAGAGGGAAAGTATGGTAATGAAGTATGCAGTTAGCGAAAAGCAATTAATTGATACTCAAAG GGCGAGAGAATATGCAGAACGtaaagtaaaagaaattataaaacaacAAGAATCGCTCCAAAGTAAATTAAGAGAAATGCAAGGAGAAAGAGCAAGGATCTGTAATATCTTAGATGGAAAGCATCGTGAGGTGATAGATCTCCAAAAAGAAGTTGATAAACTCAGAGAGGATGTAAACATGAGagacataaaattaaaatggaCTCAAAATAAACTTAAAACTGAAATGGATTTGCAAAAGGAGACTCAACAAAAATTAGATAAAGCTATG actagaataaatgaaatgaaggAGGAATGTGAACTAGTCCGTAAGGAGTCACAGGAATCGATACGAAAGTTCCAACAGTCGGAAGAAAATAAAGCTGTTACATTGGATCAACGATTAAAAGAGCAACAGGCACGTTTGATCTTAGAAAGGCATGTCACAGAGGATAAAGAAATGTTGAGACTTCAGTTACAAAAAGAGGTAGAAACTTTGAAAAGCAGACAACAGGTTttaatcgaagaaaataataccCTTAGTTTAAAGATACAAGATGCtgaaaagaatcgtttaaatTACGAGAGTAATTTGAGTAACGTAAAAATCATAGCGGATCAGCGTCAAAAGGAAATTGTGGAGTTGCTTAATAAAGTATCCGAGTTGGAAACGTTGAAGGTCCAATTACAGCA TAAAGAGCAGTATTTGGCATCAACTGAAGCTGAAATGAACCATTTACGTATGGCTAATGAAGAATTACAAGCAGATATGTCTGCGTGTCGTCAGAAAGAAGCTGAGATGCTGGATTTTACGCAGAAATTAACAGATAAAAATGTACGGCTTCAGTCTGAATTTACAGCCACTGAAGCTAGGATGAAAAAACTGGAAAAAGAACACGGACCATTACACGACCGCATTAGAGAACTAACAGATAAAGTTAAAATATTGGAAGAAAGAATTGTACAAGAGCAGAAAGTAAGAATAGAAGAATGTGAAATTTTAGCTCAACATCTTGCTGAACAGACACAAGCTGCACAGAATCTTGGACAGAAATTGGAAGATAGTCAAGGAGAAAATGCCGTGTTGAAGAGAAAACAGCAAATAAGTATGAAAGAAATGACACGTGAGCTGCTGCAGTGTCGAAAGAAGTTGGAAGCTTTTGAAACGTCATCTCCTTATAATTCACTGGGTGTTGCATCTAGGACTGGATCGAATGTTTCACTGAATACAG GAGATACATTAAATGGTGCCTTATCAGATAATAGTATTAATGGTGAGCAAGGTATTCAGTCTATGGAGCCTAGCAGACAAGCGTTAATAGAccgtattataaaattacaagaaaTCAATGCTAAAAGAGCGGAGAAACTTGATTTTTTCGAAGAACATACGCGAACCCTGGTTGAAGAGCTACAGAAAAAAACAAGAATTATACAGAATTATATTTTGCATGAAAATATTGGTGCTATGGGCAACAATGATAGAGATAAGTATAAG CATATTAAAAGCAGGAGAAATGCA GCTGAATTGGCGAGACACGGGGGAATAATGGCCTCTGTTTACAATCAACGAGTCTCGGATGACAATATGACCCTGGAGTTATCATTAGAAATAAACCAGAAACTTCAAGCAGTGCTTGAAGAtgcattatttaaaaatatcacgCTAAAG GATAATATTGATACTTTGGGTGAAGAAATAGCACGATTAATGATGCAGAATCAACAAAGGCAAAATACAAagtaa
- the LOC114876764 gene encoding RING finger protein 44 isoform X2, whose product MTATRECYPIRDCPGVGTSSGPNGKEVSYHGNVGGSSVGYKPPPQHSPQSRGPPAHFPQESVGPPANSPPLHINICGQENTMRGPLLNMSPGLGASGVDMEYRRTSQATNQLPLSPVQIQPSPPYYRQPSQDDGRKSESPSRKRRRISRNGAVSGIEVRETTPQSPTPPLHTTPPPWEFSPAPQRRSPRNHMSTRGSPTIRNRYQRYTDSFGLSYSFIPGHNPHPTIHNSHHGIHGSHHSIHNSHHNLHSSHHNMHNAHQTHPHHPPGTGHHPAQGANGPVVVDVGQVGVSGLGVAVSGEPIWHPQATGYRIPCQLHSIYTPTGAHAFAHSCQVTHHHSHYPSAHPTHPGHSLVGYPTPTGGPVAALHHAHAPPPPVHTAHYTAHHQLSQQREVELELIESHHHHRVGAAAGAPLPLPHSYSPPALTQVTTPTPTPIFLSETRNSQLEMIQSRNRRTGPNVHTVRRPRSGRWRGTPPIPQTYPAFLLHFLAMFSNPPLSPYSQAELSSPDSATENYEALLSLAERLGEAKPRGLTRAEVEQLPSYKFNAETHQGDQTICVVCMCDFEALQSLRVLPCSHEFHSKCIDKWLKSNRTCPICRGDAGQYFGNASTGSD is encoded by the exons GGACTGTCCCGGAGTTGGTACGTCTTCCGGACCGAACGGTAAGGAAGTATCGTATCACGGGAACGTAGGCGGATCCAGCGTGGGGTATAAACCGCCCCCGCAGCACAGTCCGCAATCGAGAGGTCCACCGGCACATTTTCCACAAGAGTCTGTGGGTCCTCCGGCAAATTCTCCGCCATTGCATATCAACATCTGCGGCCAA GAGAACACGATGCGTGGCCCGTTATTGAACATGAGCCCAGGTCTCGGAGCTAGCGGCGTCGATATGGAGTATCGTAGAACTTCTCAAG CCACGAATCAGCTACCTCTGAGTCCTGTACAAATACAACCTTCGCCGCCGTATTACAGGCAGCCTAGTCAAGACGATGGTAGAAAG AGCGAATCACCGTCGAGAAAACGTCGACGAATATCACGGAACGGTGCCGTGTCTGGGATCGAAGTACGAGAGACGACACCACAGTCGCCTACACCACCGTTACACACAACTCCACCGCCATGGGAATTTTCACCGGCACCCCAAAGACGATCACCTCGCAATCATATGTCCACACGCGGTAGTCCAACAATTCGAAATCGTTACCAACGATACACCGACTCGTTCGGATTATCCTATTCCTTCATTCCCGGGCACAATCCTCATCCGACGATTCACAACTCCCACCATGGTATCCATGGCTCTCATCACAGTATCCACAATTCGCACCATAATCTGCACAGTTCCCATCATAATATGCATAACGCGCATCAGACGCATCCCCATCATCCACCGGGTACAGGACACCATCCTGCGCAGGGAGCGAACGGTCCTGTGGTCGTTGACGTTGGACAAGTCGGTGTTTCCGGTTTAGGGGTGGCCGTCAGCGGCGAACCCATCTGGCATCCACAAGCGACAGGTTACAGAATTCCTTGTCAGCTGCACAGTATATACACACCGACTGGGGCACACGCGTTTGCGCATTCGTGTCAG GTCACACATCACCATAGTCACTATCCATCGGCTCATCCGACCCATCCAGGCCACAGCCTAGTCGGATATCCAACGCCAACCGGAGGTCCCGTGGCGGCTCTTCATCATGCTCATGCACCTCCACCGCCCGTCCATACTGCTCATTATACTGCGCATCATCAACTCTCGCAACAG AGAGAAGTTGAATTAGAGTTAATTGAATCCCATCATCATCATCGAGTAGGAGCCGCAGCCGGTGCTCCGTTACCATTGCCGCACTCGTACTCGCCGCCAGCTCTCACTCAAGTCACGACTCCGACTCCTACTCCTATATTCCTGTCAGAAACTAGAAACAGTCAATTGGAAATGATTCAATCTAGAAATCGTCGTACAGGACCGAACGTTCACACGGTTAGACGACCAAGGTCGGGTAGATGGAGAGGTACACCTCCGATACCGCAGACTTATCCGGCATTCTTACTACACTTCTT AGCGATGTTCAGCAACCCACCATTATCGCCGTACAGTCAAGCGGAGCTTTCATCGCCAGATTCGGCAACCGAAAATTACGAGGCTCTACTGTCGTTGGCTGAAAGACTGGGAGAAGCTAAACCACGAGGACTGACCCGTGCCGAAGTCGAACAGCTGCCCTCGTACAAATTTAACGCGGAAACGCACCAGGGAGACCAAACTATCTGTGTCGTGTGCATGTGTGACTTCGAGGCTCTGCAGTCGTTGCGCGTACTACCGTGCTCCCACGAATTCCACTCGAAATGCATCGACAAATGGCTTAAA TCGAACCGAACGTGTCCAATATGCCGTGGCGATGCCGGACAATATTTTGGAAACGCCAGTACCGGTAGCGACTGA
- the LOC114876761 gene encoding coiled-coil domain-containing protein 186-like isoform X2, with the protein MEFTICKMDETKSKLFNKEKTLMDNSDQTDSGVKPDITLAEVTNSLIQNNIETMPVQEELKCNSIAQIETDSVLRNNGKKYHCLIEENSINISLKGSASLSNLMDNEFLRYETSSVGMSLPQEKCLQKSSSCNDVSYASTLSDPLLCISSHVIPNYDIQSVVPNECKELESVCNNEEGNSEKHEEEDKNCIVKINVEEIKNTVQDSTMCNKLMENNKQSEIVIKKDLNKEQQSSEVIRNTRLQSRPTLTDDSKLVKISLPTYPINIMQSNAQFLNKSRSFLNFITEKSTNIMEKALLPQHLTVKYNSVMKSTDNVHNGRKHTEEFLSTESPLIQPTVNNESDLTRKIKDIDDPGKTLLDRQSERSEYTNNYESKNVSRKNSNEGLFVNDCVTDKNNVDSTCKLNYLKQVESHSTDDSINHTGNSVDINGDSNMVLNPGYNNFAQKSLIDNIPQKEEKVDSEESRYSLLQQPEYLTLLRDYADLKAKHLKLQEKVECLEERNQVLETENKGETFTIQLETLQKTINTLTSELHASLAGQETLRKEYSAANKERESMVMKYAVSEKQLIDTQRAREYAERKVKEIIKQQESLQSKLREMQGERARICNILDGKHREVIDLQKEVDKLREDVNMRDIKLKWTQNKLKTEMDLQKETQQKLDKAMTRINEMKEECELVRKESQESIRKFQQSEENKAVTLDQRLKEQQARLILERHVTEDKEMLRLQLQKEVETLKSRQQVLIEENNTLSLKIQDAEKNRLNYESNLSNVKIIADQRQKEIVELLNKVSELETLKVQLQHKEQYLASTEAEMNHLRMANEELQADMSACRQKEAEMLDFTQKLTDKNVRLQSEFTATEARMKKLEKEHGPLHDRIRELTDKVKILEERIVQEQKVRIEECEILAQHLAEQTQAAQNLGQKLEDSQGENAVLKRKQQISMKEMTRELLQCRKKLEAFETSSPYNSLGVASRTGSNVSLNTGDTLNGALSDNSINGEQGIQSMEPSRQALIDRIIKLQEINAKRAEKLDFFEEHTRTLVEELQKKTRIIQNYILHENIGAMGNNDRDKYKAELARHGGIMASVYNQRVSDDNMTLELSLEINQKLQAVLEDALFKNITLKDNIDTLGEEIARLMMQNQQRQNTK; encoded by the exons ATGGAATTTACAATTTGTAAAATGGACGAAACAAAATCTAAATTGTTCAATAAGGAAAAAACCCTTATGGATAATTCCGATCAAACTGATTCCGGTGTAAAACCAGATATTACGCTTGCGGAAG tTACCAATTCATTGATccaaaataatatagaaacaATGCCAGTTCAGGAAGAACTTAAATGTAACAGTATCGCTCAAATTGAAACAGATTCAGTATTAAGAAACAATGGTAAAAAGTATCATTGTTTAATAGAAGAAAACAGTATTAACATTTCTCTAAAAGGTTCTGCTTCTTTAAGTAATCTCATGGATAATGAGTTTTTGAGATATGAAACATCATCTGTTGGTATGAGCCTTCCACAAGAAAAGTGTCTTCAGAAATCATCTTCATGCAATGATGTTAGCTATGCATCAACATTATCTGATCCACTGTTGTGTATATCTTCCCATGTAATACCTAATTATGATATACAATCTGTGGTCCCAAATGAATGTAAGGAATTAGAATCAGTATGTAATAATGAAGAAGGAAATAGTGAAAAGCATgaagaagaagataaaaattgtatagtaaaaattaatgtagaagaaataaaaaacacAGTACAAGATTCTACTATGTGTAACAAATTAATGgagaataataaacaatcagaAATTGTAATAAAGAAAGACCTAAATAAAGAACAACAATCTTCTGAAGTTATTAGAAACACAAGATTACAATCTAGACCAACTTTAACTGATGATAGTAAATTGGTTAAAATTTCACTGCCAACATATCCaattaatataatgcaatCAAATGCTCAGTTTCTGAACAAGAGCCGTAGcttcttaaattttattacagaaaAATCAACAAATATAATGGAAAAAGCATTGTTACCACAGCATTTAACTGTGAAGTACAATTCAGTAATGAAATCCACAGATAATGTTCATAATGGGAGAAAACATACAGAAGAATTTCTTAGCACAGAGTCTCCTTTGATCCAACCAACAGTTAATAATGAATCAGATTtaacaagaaaaataaaagatattgaTGATCCAGGAAAAACATTACTGGACAGACAAAGTGAAAGAAGTGAATATACGAACaattatgaaagtaaaaatgTTTCTAGAAAAAATTCTAATGAAGGCTTATTTGTGAATGACTGTGTGactgataaaaataatgttgaTAGTACctgtaaattaaattacctAAAACAAGTGGAATCTCATTCTACTGATGATAGTATTAATCACACAGGTAACAGTGTAGATATAAATGGGGATTCTAATATGGTATTGAATCCTGGATATAATAATTTTGCCCAGAAAAGTCTTATTGATAATATACctcaaaaagaagaaaaagttgaTTCTGAGGAGTCAAGATATAGTTTATTACAGCAACCAGAATATCTCACTTTATTAAGGGACTATGCAGACTTGAAAGCAAAGCATTTGAAATTGCAAGAAAAAGTTGAATGTTTGGAAGAAAGAAATCAAGTACTGGAGACAGAAAATAAAGGAGAAACTTTTACTATACAATTAGAAACATTACAGAAGACAATAAACACACTTACATCTGAATTGCATGCATCCTTAGCAGGACAGGAAACATTGAGGAAAGAATACAGTGCTGCTAATAAAGAGAGGGAAAGTATGGTAATGAAGTATGCAGTTAGCGAAAAGCAATTAATTGATACTCAAAG GGCGAGAGAATATGCAGAACGtaaagtaaaagaaattataaaacaacAAGAATCGCTCCAAAGTAAATTAAGAGAAATGCAAGGAGAAAGAGCAAGGATCTGTAATATCTTAGATGGAAAGCATCGTGAGGTGATAGATCTCCAAAAAGAAGTTGATAAACTCAGAGAGGATGTAAACATGAGagacataaaattaaaatggaCTCAAAATAAACTTAAAACTGAAATGGATTTGCAAAAGGAGACTCAACAAAAATTAGATAAAGCTATG actagaataaatgaaatgaaggAGGAATGTGAACTAGTCCGTAAGGAGTCACAGGAATCGATACGAAAGTTCCAACAGTCGGAAGAAAATAAAGCTGTTACATTGGATCAACGATTAAAAGAGCAACAGGCACGTTTGATCTTAGAAAGGCATGTCACAGAGGATAAAGAAATGTTGAGACTTCAGTTACAAAAAGAGGTAGAAACTTTGAAAAGCAGACAACAGGTTttaatcgaagaaaataataccCTTAGTTTAAAGATACAAGATGCtgaaaagaatcgtttaaatTACGAGAGTAATTTGAGTAACGTAAAAATCATAGCGGATCAGCGTCAAAAGGAAATTGTGGAGTTGCTTAATAAAGTATCCGAGTTGGAAACGTTGAAGGTCCAATTACAGCA TAAAGAGCAGTATTTGGCATCAACTGAAGCTGAAATGAACCATTTACGTATGGCTAATGAAGAATTACAAGCAGATATGTCTGCGTGTCGTCAGAAAGAAGCTGAGATGCTGGATTTTACGCAGAAATTAACAGATAAAAATGTACGGCTTCAGTCTGAATTTACAGCCACTGAAGCTAGGATGAAAAAACTGGAAAAAGAACACGGACCATTACACGACCGCATTAGAGAACTAACAGATAAAGTTAAAATATTGGAAGAAAGAATTGTACAAGAGCAGAAAGTAAGAATAGAAGAATGTGAAATTTTAGCTCAACATCTTGCTGAACAGACACAAGCTGCACAGAATCTTGGACAGAAATTGGAAGATAGTCAAGGAGAAAATGCCGTGTTGAAGAGAAAACAGCAAATAAGTATGAAAGAAATGACACGTGAGCTGCTGCAGTGTCGAAAGAAGTTGGAAGCTTTTGAAACGTCATCTCCTTATAATTCACTGGGTGTTGCATCTAGGACTGGATCGAATGTTTCACTGAATACAG GAGATACATTAAATGGTGCCTTATCAGATAATAGTATTAATGGTGAGCAAGGTATTCAGTCTATGGAGCCTAGCAGACAAGCGTTAATAGAccgtattataaaattacaagaaaTCAATGCTAAAAGAGCGGAGAAACTTGATTTTTTCGAAGAACATACGCGAACCCTGGTTGAAGAGCTACAGAAAAAAACAAGAATTATACAGAATTATATTTTGCATGAAAATATTGGTGCTATGGGCAACAATGATAGAGATAAGTATAAG GCTGAATTGGCGAGACACGGGGGAATAATGGCCTCTGTTTACAATCAACGAGTCTCGGATGACAATATGACCCTGGAGTTATCATTAGAAATAAACCAGAAACTTCAAGCAGTGCTTGAAGAtgcattatttaaaaatatcacgCTAAAG GATAATATTGATACTTTGGGTGAAGAAATAGCACGATTAATGATGCAGAATCAACAAAGGCAAAATACAAagtaa